One segment of Carya illinoinensis cultivar Pawnee chromosome 13, C.illinoinensisPawnee_v1, whole genome shotgun sequence DNA contains the following:
- the LOC122291298 gene encoding uncharacterized protein LOC122291298 has translation MAIEKNSFKVSRFDPEFSPGSGETMSSDEDELQRRGSVVESDDDDEFDDADSGAGSDDFDLLELGETGAEFCQVGNQTCSIPLELYDLPGLEDILSVDVWNELLTDEERLSLTKFLPDMDQETYMITLKEIFTGCNLHFGSPIKKLFDTLKGGLCEPRVALYREGLNFFQKRQHYHLLRNYQNNIISNLCQIRDAWLNCRGYSIEERLRVLNIMKSEKSLMYEKMEDFESDSSERVSDERLWSRNIKERKVADKVGRHSASGVGPNLDIPSRGRLMTLEREKYGKPNAKGKLKLAGSKPPSAKDLAGRNSSVYHGLDTNSGPYGSITALPRHNKAAVYDSATAFRTRDQMRISDDSEEMTYGMGLRQDQNVPRGTVMEKSGILKVGKKRGLLRGDDLATESFIGLPLSSKGDSVAYGRNRNSSQLSEVKAFTSKPPNMKTSHDFVKNSKYPENVQQFSVGVSSKGREVKANRVDSSDCAEPFWHKKAPGEAFAVDSSFRPDDWDAKSKKWKTGRESPDLHYRSLRTSSPQMNERYSLSELRAETSQEKIKGNFVQNGMKGNRMLMKSEDTESDSSEQFDDDEDTNPLLRSRLAFPIGVMEGSRSKSLQSGLEAKRPKFGKKNMKEIARDLDGTMHPSKKIGGFSNHGHVPEVENYSLMQKGKMLDTSPLHDSASRALGDSYMSGVGKFNDDSYTKQVHKMGRNGKLHMSSSKTRPAERKQKRGVSRDYLHDDVAVVEDDPLDKQSIANDKGRSRFVKKGQGKEARLSDRNGRSEAPLLVCNSGIKKRKGKEDITDMDDIDEDGDLQPDGPWQVDDSTPLKKKAKRKLDQDPGSSDMENSEPRVTEMGAVEMELETKPQKKQFTLITPTVHTGFSFSIIHLLSAVRLAMITPLPEDIEVGKPLEEQNKNHDSVDGIPSLEKVGVNVSENGGQGNVPSLTVQEIVNRVRSNPGDPCILETQEPLQDLVRGVLKIFSSKTAPLGAKGWKALASYEKSTKSWSWIGPVSHSSSDHDTIEEVTSPEAWSLPHKMLVKLVDSFANWLKSGQETLRQIGSLPEPPLALMQINLDEKERFRDLRAQKSLNTISPSSEEVRSYFRMEEVLRYSVPDRAFSYTAADGRKSIVAPLRRCGGKPTSKARDHFMLKRNRPPHVTILCLVRDAAARLPGSIGTRADVCTLIRDSQYIVEDVSDAQVNQVVSGALDRLHYERDPCVQFDGERKLWVYLHREREEEDFEDDGTSSTKKWKRQKKDAAEQSDQGTVTVAYHGTGDQTGYDLCSDLNVEPSRIDDEKGMELVENDERQNLEDNVDMNHGSEHSETHQGHPIWDDIGLNSMREDKLICQENSTNDDFDDETFGREAG, from the coding sequence ATGGCGATTGAAAAGAATAGCTTTAAAGTGTCAAGGTTTGATCCGGAGTTTTCACCTGGTAGTGGGGAGACTATGTCCAGTGATGAGGATGAGCTTCAACGGCGTGGCTCGGTGGTTGAATCAGATGACGATGATGAATTTGATGATGCAGATTCTGGGGCAGGGTCCGACGACTTTGATTTGTTGGAATTGGGAGAGACCGGAGCCGAGTTTTGCCAAGTTGGGAATCAGACTTGTAGCATTCCATTGGAGCTCTATGATCTTCCTGGTCTGGAGGATATATTGTCCGTGGATGTGTGGAATGAGCTTTTGACTGATGAGGAGAGGTTAAGTCTCACCAAGTTTCTCCCGGACATGGACCAAGAGACGTATATGATTACTCTCAAAGAGATTTTTACGGGTTGCAATTTGCACTTTGGGAGCCCCATTAAGAAATTGTTTGACACCTTGAAGGGAGGTTTGTGTGAGCCAAGGGTAGCTCTTTACCGGGAAGGTTTGAATTTCTTTCAGAAGCGGCAACACTACCATCTTTTGAGGAATTATCAGAATAATATTATCAGTAACCTTTGTCAGATAAGGGATGCTTGGCTTAATTGTAGGGGATACAGTATTGAAGAGCGGCTCCGTGTTTTGAATATTATGAAAAGTGAGAAGAGTTTGATGTATGAGAAGATGGAAGATTTTGAGTCTGACTCATCAGAAAGAGTGTCAGATGAACGTCTGTGGAGCAGAAACATCAAGGAAAGGAAAGTTGCAGATAAAGTGGGCCGTCATTCTGCTTCTGGAGTGGGCCCAAATCTGGACATACCTTCACGAGGACGGTTGATGACTTTGGAGCGAGAAAAATATGGAAAGCCAAATGCAAAAGGTAAATTGAAGTTGGCTGGGTCGAAGCCACCATCAGCTAAGGATTTGGCAGGCCGCAATTCTTCTGTTTACCATGGTTTAGATACAAATTCTGGGCCATACGGTTCAATAACTGCTCTTCCTCGGCATAATAAGGCTGCGGTATATGATTCGGCAACGGCATTCCGGACAAGGGATCAGATGAGAATCAGTGATGATTCTGAAGAAATGACATATGGAATGGGTCTCCGACAGGATCAAAATGTCCCACGTGGCACTGTGATGGAGAAATCTGGGATTTTGAAAGTGGGAAAGAAACGTGGCCTTTTAAGAGGCGATGATTTAGCCACTGAGAGTTTTATAGGTCTGCCTTTGTCTTCAAAAGGTGATTCAGTTGCCTATGGTAGGAACAGGAATTCAAGTCAGTTGTCAGAGGTGAAGGCATTCACTTCAAAGCCACCTAATATGAAAACCTCCCATGACTTTGTTAAAAATTCTAAGTATCCCGAGAATGTTCAGCAATTCTCAGTTGGGGTTTCATCTAAAGGCCGGGAAGTGAAAGCAAATAGAGTTGACTCATCAGATTGTGCCGAACCATTTTGGCATAAGAAGGCTCCGGGGGAGGCTTTTGCTGTTGATTCCTCATTTAGACCAGATGATTGGGATGCTAAAAGTAAAAAGTGGAAGACGGGGAGGGAGTCTCCTGATCTGCATTACAGATCACTTAGGACTTCATCACCGCAGATGAATGAAAGATATTCACTGTCTGAGTTGAGAGCAGAAACATCGCAAGAGAAGATTAAAGGTAATTTTGTGCAGAATGGAATGAAAGGTAATAGAATGTTGATGAAAAGTGAAGACACAGAATCAGACTCATCAGAACAatttgatgatgatgaggatACCAATCCTTTGTTGAGAAGCAGGTTGGCTTTCCCAATTGGTGTTATGGAAGGTTCTCGATCTAAGTCGTTGCAGTCTGGCCTAGAGGCTAAAAGGCCCAAATTTGGGAAGAAAAATATGAAGGAGATTGCACGGGATCTTGATGGGACCATGCACCCTTCCAAGAAAATTGGTGGCTTTAGCAATCACGGGCATGTGCCAGAAGTAGAAAACTACTCTTTGATGCAGAAGGGCAAGATGCTGGATACAAGTCCCTTGCACGATTCTGCCTCTAGGGCTTTGGGAGACAGCTATATGTCAGGCGTGGGTAAATTTAATGATGATAGTTATACGAAACAAGTACACAAAATGGGGAGGAATGGTAAGTTACATATGTCCTCATCAAAGACCCGCCCTGCTGAGAGGAAGCAGAAAAGAGGCGTTAGCCGTGATTATTTGCATGATGATGTTGCTGTTGTGGAGGATGATCCACTTGATAAACAATCGATTGCCAATGATAAAGGGAGGAGTAGATTTGTGAAGAAAGGTCAGGGTAAAGAAGCACGTTTAAGTGATCGAAATGGAAGATCTGAGGCTCCATTATTAGTTTGCAATTCAGGGATAAAGAAGCGGAAAGGAAAGGAGGATATAACAGATATGGATGATATAGATGAAGATGGTGATCTACAGCCTGATGGTCCATGGCAGGTTGATGATTCTACTCCTTTGAAGAAGAAAGCAAAAAGGAAACTGGACCAAGACCCTGGTAGTTCAGACATGGAAAACTCTGAGCCACGTGTTACAGAAATGGGAGCAGTGGAGATGGAGCTGGAAACCAAACCACAGAAAAAACAATTTACCCTCATTACACCTACGGTTCATACGGGCTTCTCTTTTTCTATTATACATCTTCTTTCTGCAGTTCGCTTGGCAATGATTACTCCACTTCCAGAAGATATAGAGGTTGGCAAACCCCTAGAGGAGCAGAACAAAAATCATGACAGTGTTGATGGGATTCCTTCTCTTGAGAAGGTGGGTGTCAATGTCTCAGAGAATGGTGGGCAAGGGAATGTACCTTCTCTTACTGTTCAGGAGATTGTTAACCGTGTCAGGTCGAACCCTGGAGATCCTTGTATACTTGAGACTCAAGAGCCCCTTCAGGATTTAGTGAGAGGAGTTCTGAAGATATTTTCATCGAAAACAGCACCTTTGGGAGCAAAAGGTTGGAAGGCACTTGCATCCTATGAAAAGTCAACAAAAAGTTGGTCCTGGATTGGTCCAGTTTCTCATAGTTCATCAGATCATGACACTATTGAGGAGGTGACATCTCCTGAGGCTTGGAGTCTTCCTCACAAAATGCTGGTGAAGTTAGTTGATTCTTTTGCTAACTGGCTGAAAAGTGGTCAGGAGACACTTCGACAAATAGGGAGTCTCCCTGAACCACCTCTGGCACTGATGCAGATCAACCTGGATGAGAAAGAAAGGTTCAGGGACCTGAGAGCTCAAAAGAGTCTTAACACCATTAGCCCAAGCTCTGAAGAAGTCCGTTCCTATTTTCGCATGGAGGAAGTTCTTAGGTATTCAGTTCCTGACAGGGCCTTCTCTTACACGGCAGCTGATGGTAGAAAATCCATTGTTGCTCCCTTGAGAAGGTGTGGTGGGAAGCCTACTTCGAAAGCTCGAGACCATTTTATGCTGAAACGTAATCGGCCACCGCATGTTACCATTCTTTGTCTTGTGAGAGATGCTGCTGCTAGATTGCCTGGAAGCATTGGTACCAGAGCAGATGTTTGTACGTTGATAAGAGATTCTCAATATATTGTGGAAGACGTGTCTGATGCACAAGTTAATCAAGTTGTTAGTGGGGCACTGGACCGTTTGCATTATGAACGTGACCCTTGCGTGCAGTTTGACGGGGAAAGGAAATTATGGGTTTATTTACATcgggaaagagaagaagaagattttgaAGATGATGGTACTTCATCTACGAAGAAATGGAAGAGGCAGAAGAAAGATGCTGCCGAGCAATCTGACCAGGGTACTGTGACGGTTGCATATCATGGGACTGGGGATCAGACTGGATATGATTTGTGCTCTGATCTCAATGTAGAGCCATCTCGTATTGATGACGAGAAGGGAATGGAACTTGTGGAAAATGATGAGAGACAAAATCTGGAGGATAATGTTGATATGAATCATGGATCTGAGCACAGTGAGACTCATCAGGGTCATCCGATTTGGGATGATATTGGCTTAAATTCTATGCGAGAAGACAAATTGATCTGTCAAGAAAATTCCACAAATGATGATTTTGATGACGAAACATTTGGGAGAGAGGCCGGTTGA
- the LOC122291300 gene encoding uncharacterized protein LOC122291300 yields the protein MAIEKNSFKMSRFDTEFSPSSGETLSSDEDELQRHSSAVETGDDDDFDDADSGAGSDDFDLLELGETEAEFCQVGSQTCSIPLELCDLPGLEDILSVDVWNESLTDEERLSLTKFLPDMDQETYMITLKEIFMGCNLHFGSPIKKLFDTLKGGLCEPRVALYREGLNFCQKRQHYHLLRNYQNNIVSNLCHIRDAWLNCRGYSIEKRLRILNIMKSEKSLMYEKVEDFESDSSERVSGERLWSRNIKDKKVAEKMCRHSAPGVGRNMDIPPRRQSMTLEPEKKGKPNAKDKSKLAGLKPSSAKDLTGCNPSVYHGLDINSGPYGSVAALPRQNKAVGYDLAMAFRPRDQMRISDDSEEMTYGMALLLDQNVPRGSVMEKSGILKVGNKRGLLRNDDSFVAVPLSSKSDSVAYSRNRNSSQLSEVKALTAKPPNIKTSYDFVKNSRYTDNVQQFSVGASSKGRDVKANRVDSSDCAEPLLHKKTQGAAFAMDSSFRADDWDAKSKRWKTKRESPDLNYKSLRTSLPQMNERYSPSELRAEPSKEKIKGNFVQNGKGNRMLMKSSDSESDSSEQFDDDEDTNPLLRSKLAFPVGVIEGSRFKSLQSGLDAKRPIFGKKNMKENVRDLGGTTRPSKQTGGFSNHGHVPGVKNDTLKRKGKMRDISPLYDSATKPFRDSYISSLVNFNDDSSRKQAHKFGKNGKVRGEHVERLHMSSLKTYPAERKLKRDVRHDYFHDDVAEDDPLDKKLLADEKGRGRFGKKGQGKEARLNDQRGRSEAPLTGCNSVTKKRKGKEDMTEMHERDEDGDIQSDSPWQVDDSIPLKKKTKRKLDQDPDSSDMENSEPHVAEMGAVETKLQKKQFTLITPTVHTGFSFSIIHLLSAVRLAMITPLPEDIEVGKTLEEQNKNHKDSVDGIPSHEKVDANVSEHGRQGNLTVQEIVNHVRSNPGDPCILETQEPLQDLVRGVLKIFSSKTAPLGVKGWKALASYEKSTKCWSWIGPDSHSSSDHDIIEEVTSPEAWSLPHKMLVKLVDSFANWLKSGQETLQQIGSLPEPPLVLMQINMDEKERFRDLRAQKSLNTISPSSEEVRSYFRMEEVLRYSVPDRAFSYTAADGRKSIVAPLRRCGGKPTSKARDHFMLKRNRPPHVTILCLVRDAAARLPGSIGTRADVCTLIRDSQYIVEDVSDAQVNQVVSGALDRLHYERDPCVQFDGERKLWVYLHREREEEDFENDGTSSTKKWKRQKKDTAEQSDQGAVTVAYHGTGDQTGYEFFSDLNVEPSCIDGDKGMELVVRQNVEDNVDMNHGSEHSDTHQGHMLCDDIGLNSTRDKKLICQENSINDDFDDEIFGRERPDELLRASLL from the coding sequence ATGGCGATTGAAAAGAATAGCTTTAAGATGTCGAGGTTTGATACGGAGTTTTCGCCTAGTAGTGGGGAGACTCTGTCCAGCGATGAGGATGAGCTTCAACGGCATAGCTCGGCGGTTGAAACGGGTGACGATGATGACTTTGATGATGCAGATTCTGGGGCAGGGTCCGACGACTTTGATTTGTTGGAATTGGGAGAAACCGAGGCAGAGTTTTGCCAAGTTGGGAGTCAGACTTGTAGTATTCCATTAGAGCTCTGTGATCTTCCTGGTCTGGAGGATATATTGTCGGTGGATGTGTGGAATGAATCCTTGACTGACGAGGAGAGGTTAAGTCTCACCAAGTTTCTCCCGGACATGGACCAAGAGACGTATATGATTACTCTCAAAGAGATTTTTATGGGTTGCAATTTGCACTTTGGGAGCccaattaagaaattatttgacACCTTGAAGGGAGGTTTGTGTGAGCCAAGGGTAGCTCTTTACCGGGAAGGTTTGAATTTCTGTCAGAAGCGGCAACACTACCATCTTTTGAGGAATTATCAGAACAATATTGTTAGTAACCTTTGTCATATACGGGATGCTTGGCTTAATTGTAGGGGATACAGTATTGAAAAGCGGCTCCGTATTTTGAATATTATGAAAAGCGAGAAGAGTTTGATGTatgagaaggtggaggattttGAGTCTGACTCATCAGAAAGAGTGTCAGGTGAACGTTTGTGGAGCAGAaacatcaaggacaagaaagtTGCAGAGAAAATGTGTCGCCATTCTGCTCCTGGAGTGGGCAGAAATATGGACATTCCTCCACGAAGACAGTCAATGACTTTGGAGccagaaaaaaaaggaaagccaAATGCAAAAGATAAATCAAAGTTGGCTGGGTTGAAGCCATCATCAGCTAAGGATTTAACAGGCTGCAATCCTTCTGTTTACCATGGCTTAGATATAAATTCTGGGCCATATGGTTCGGTAGCTGCTCTTCCTCGGCAAAATAAGGCTGTGGGATATGATTTGGCAATGGCATTCAGGCCAAGGGATCAGATGAGAATCAGTGATGATTCTGAAGAAATGACATATGGAATGGCTCTCTTACTGGATCAAAATGTCCCACGTGGAAGTGTGATGGAGAAATCTGGGATTTTGAAAGTTGGAAACAAGCGTGGGCTTTTAAGAAATGATGACAGTTTTGTGGCTGTGCCTTTGTCTTCAAAAAGTGATTCAGTTGCCTATAGTAGGAACAGGAATTCAAGTCAATTGTCAGAGGTAAAGGCATTGACTGCAAAGCCTCCTAATATCAAAACCTCCTATGACTTTGTTAAGAATTCCAGGTATACCGATAATGTTCAGCAATTCTCAGTTGGGGCTTCATCTAAAGGCCGGGATGTGAAAGCAAATAGAGTTGACTCATCAGATTGTGCCGAACCATTATTGCATAAGAAAACTCAGGGGGCGGCTTTTGCTATGGATTCCTCATTTAGAGCAGATGATTGGGATGCTAAAAGTAAAAGATGGAAGACAAAGCGGGAGTCTCCTGATCTGAATTACAAATCACTTAGAACTTCTTTACCACAGATGAATGAAAGATATTCACCGTCTGAGTTGAGAGCAGAACCATCAAAAGAGAAGATTAAAGGTAATTTTGTGCAGAATGGGAAGGGTAATAGAATGTTGATGAAAAGTTCAGACTCAGAATCAGACTCATCCGAACAATTTGACGATGATGAGGATACCAATCCTTTATTAAGAAGCAAGTTAGCATTCCCAGTTGGTGTTATAGAAGGTTCTCGGTTTAAGTCGTTGCAGTCTGGCCTAGATGCTAAAAGGCCCATATTTGGGAAGAAAAACATGAAGGAGAATGTACGGGATCTTGGAGGGACCACGCGTCCTTCAAAACAAACTGGTGGCTTTAGCAATCATGGGCATGTGCCAGGAGTAAAAAACGACACTTTGAAGCGGAAGGGTAAGATGCGGGATATCAGTCCCTTGTACGATTCTGCCACTAAGCCTTTTAGAGACAGCTACATTTCCAGCTTGGTTAATTTTAATGATGATAGCAGTAGGAAACAAGCACACAAATTTGGAAAGAATGGTAAGGTACGTGGGGAACATGTTGAAAGGTTACACATGTCCTCATTGAAGACTTACCCTGCTGAGCGGAAGCTGAAAAGAGATGTTAGACATGATTATTTCCATGATGATGTTGCTGAGGATGATCCACTCGATAAAAAATTGTTGGCAGATGAAAAAGGGAGGGGCAGATTTGGGAAGAAAGGTCAGGGTAAAGAAGCACGTTTAAATGATCAAAGGGGAAGATCTGAGGCTCCATTAACAGGTTGCAATTCAGTGACTAAGAAGCGGAAAGGAAAGGAGGATATGACAGAGATGCATGAAAGAGATGAAGATGGTGATATACAGTCTGATTCTCCATGGCAAGTTGATGATTCCATTCCTCTGAAGAAGAAAACGAAAAGGAAACTAGACCAAGACCCTGATAGTTCAGACATGGAAAACTCTGAGCCACATGTTGCAGAAATGGGAGCTGTGGAAACCAAACTACAGAAAAAACAATTTACCCTCATTACACCTACAGTTCATACGGGCTTCTCGTTTTCTATTATACATCTTCTTTCTGCAGTTCGCTTGGCAATGATTACTCCACTTCCAGAAGATATAGAGGTTGGCAAAACCCTAGAGGAGCAGAACAAAAATCACAAAGACAGTGTTGATGGGATTCCTTCTCATGAGAAGGTGGATGCCAATGTCTCGGAGCATGGCAGGCAAGGGAATCTCACTGTTCAGGAGATTGTTAACCATGTCAGGTCGAACCCTGGAGATCCTTGTATACTTGAGACTCAAGAGCCACTTCAGGATTTAGTGAGGGGAGTTCTGAAGATATTTTCATCGAAAACAGCACCTTTAGGAGTGAAAGGTTGGAAGGCACTTGCATCCTATGAAAAGTCTACAAAATGTTGGTCCTGGATTGGTCCAGATTCTCATAGTTCATCAGATCATGACATTATTGAGGAGGTGACATCTCCTGAGGCTTGGAGTCTTCCTCACAAAATGCTGGTGAAGTTAGTTGATTCTTTTGCTAACTGGCTGAAAAGTGGTCAGGAGACACTTCAACAAATAGGGAGTCTCCCTGAACCGCCTCTGGTACTGATGCAGATCAACATGGATGAGAAAGAAAGGTTCAGGGACCTGAGAGCTCAAAAGAGTCTTAACACCATTAGCCCAAGCTCTGAAGAAGTCCGTTCCTATTTTCGCATGGAGGAAGTTCTTAGGTATTCAGTTCCTGACAGGGCCTTCTCTTACACGGCAGCTGATGGTAGAAAATCCATTGTTGCTCCCTTGAGAAGGTGTGGTGGGAAGCCTACTTCGAAAGCTCGAGACCATTTTATGCTGAAACGTAATCGGCCACCGCATGTTACCATTCTTTGTCTTGTGAGAGATGCTGCTGCTAGATTGCCTGGAAGCATTGGTACCAGAGCAGATGTTTGTACGTTGATAAGAGATTCTCAATATATTGTGGAAGACGTGTCTGATGCACAAGTTAATCAAGTTGTTAGTGGGGCCCTGGACCGTTTGCATTATGAACGTGACCCTTGCGTGCAATTTGATGGGGAAAGGAAATTATGGGTTTATTTACATcgggaaagagaagaagaagattttgaaaatgatggtaCTTCATCTACGAAGAAATGGAAAAGGCAGAAGAAAGATACTGCTGAGCAGTCTGACCAGGGGGCAGTGACCGTTGCATATCATGGTACTGGGGATCAAACTGGATATGAGTTCTTCTCTGATCTCAATGTAGAGCCATCTTGTATTGATGGTGATAAGGGAATGGAACTTGTCGTGAGACAAAATGTGGAGGATAATGTTGATATGAATCATGGATCTGAGCACAGTGACACTCATCAAGGTCATATGCTTTGTGATGATATTGGCTTAAATTCTACACGAGACAAGAAATTGATCTGTCAAGAAAATTCCATAAATGATGATTTTGATGACGAAATATTTGGGAGAGAAAGGCCAGATGAACTCCTTCGTGCAAGCTTATTGTGA